CTGAAGAACAGTTAACTACACTGGCAACAATTACCTCAGTCTCACTGACTGTCTAGTAGtatccctttttaaaaatttattgtAATGCATTATTTCCATTAACATCCTCTGGTGTTCACATGTCTCATGTGACTGTTTAATAAGTATATGCTTTGGAAATACAAATGTTAACCCTACTGTACTAAAATAATAACGTACTGCCCTCTAATGTTTATCTCCTGTATACTGTTACAAACTTCTGTTTGTATGCTAAGGAATATGTACTTATCTCTTAAAGTTTCTGCTGAAACGGgatttaaacaatttttctaaaatccttcaaaattaacataattaaaGCAAGATTCATACAGATTTGTTGGATGTAAAAAGCTATGGGATACCCAAGTAAATTCTCTCATCTGTTCATGAAAGGAAAGATAATCTGTTATCTTTGGTTCTACTTTATAAGATGCTTCATGCAGATTAACATCATCCATCTTTCATGTTTGATCAGTTCTATTGCCTCATATTCAGATGGTTTCTTTGTTCTTAAGAGTCTAGGAATTTTTAATGACACCATAAATATGATTACCTTGGCCCCAAGGACTACAGTCATGGAAAAGAGGCTGGGTAATTGAGATACCTGGAGGCTATGTAgagagaattttaaatatactaAGGAAGATGTAGATTCTGTAGACTGCCAGTTAGTCAAGCTTGTAAGTCTTTTCATGGTATTATTCAGTTAAGCCAGAAAAAACTAAtctttagcttttaaaaaattagactCATATCCAAAAttaactaaagaaaaaacagggaggaaaaaagagaagaaaatttcagattttcattatCCTATTAACCAAACGTGTGGGAAAAAACATGCCCAAagtctttgtttaaaatgtacACACACATCCTGAATATTGGGTGTATGAGGACTGGAAAGattcagcacagcagaaaataatcttAATTCAAAtaagatctgtttttttcacagcttctcACTTCCTCTCACAAGAATGATGTCACACATGAGTGGAGACAGACCAACAAACAGTTCTTTGAAACTGTGGGACAAACTGTTTTACAATGCAAAGAGCAGGTTTCTGCATAGAGGATCACAGGAAGTGGTAACATTGGTTTTTCATCTTTGTGGTTTGCACTGATATACTTGGTAAAAGAAAGCTGAGACGATAGAAGTGATCAAATATGAAAGACAGGTGATATTTAACTGCTTAGAGATACGGCATCTTCTAAATTACACTCAAAGCCCCTGCCCAAAATTCAAGAGCAGTTTAACCAACAGCAACCTTTAGAATTGCATGGAATTCCTGATATAATTGGTCTCAGGAAATGgcattttggcatttttgttcctataacaaaaataatgagaCAAGGGTTGTTTCCCTATTATATTCCATGGCTCACCCACCCTTCTTGTTAATCTACTCAAAAGACAGAGCATTTCACACATTATCTAAGCATAGCCAATACAGACAAGGCAGAATGAGGGCAGAGTTTCAGAAATGAATCGTATAATGAATTATCCACAAGTTGAGAGCTTCtgaatcaattttttttttttttccagaaatactgaAAGCCTCTCTCAGGACAGGCTTAATGAATTCTGCTTCCATGCTGGGGATTCACTGCTCAGAATCTCTTCCACAATCTCCTCTTATCCCCAGGAAGTGAAACTTCACAGGTAGTTTCTGTTACAAGTTCTTAGATATCTTTTGGCGAAATCAGACATACAAAAAGTCCAGTGCAGGGCTGAGTCTAAGCATAGAAACAAACcctaaacaaattattttcaagaactTCCCAGTAGAAATTTCTCATAAGCATCTCCAAAACTACACAACTTTTATCACAAAGATTACTCATATAAACTATTCCTTTAATTTACTATTCATCAGTTACAACTATTTTATCTAACCCCAACATCCTCAATTATAATTGCATACAatgactttgttttatttatatttttcttaatgctgtttattattttatatcatGAAATTATTCACCTTTGTACACAGATTAGAAAATCACTACGAAGAAAAATCATGTTCTCAAAACCAATTAAAGTGTTTTAAGGAAGACATGTTATTCTTCCAAATCAGAGTGTCTAACTCCTTTTCTTTACTGTGGTATTTCAACACCAGAGAAATAGTTACCTATGACCACATTACATCAGCTGTTCTTTGTATGCCACAAATTCAAATTCATTGCAAAATCCAGGCCTCACATACACAGTGAAGATTACTTTAGCACACTTTTAATCTCATTAGAAAGCAAAACtcctacagaaaacagatgaaagttCTTTACAGATTACAAATGGAGAGCTCTTGAGCAAGGACGAGTGAACATAGATGAGGAACCTAGATCTAAGAGCTCGGTTTCCATTATGATGGTGGAGTTTTCAAACACCCATGAACAACAAGCCTGTACAGCATCTTCTGAAATCCTGTGTTCATCCACATCAGGAAGGCTGAGCCCTGCTCCAAAGCATCAATGTTAATAGCCATGTTGCTGTTGATAGATCATAACACAGGAAGACGTGTCTTCCATGTGAACCACCATCGTCTAAAAACAGGATTTACAGGACTCAAAAGTTTGAGGCTCAAAGCATGAGCGGGTGCAATAGTTGTACCCAAACACACAGATTTATACCACCAACCAGCAGTACTTAACTTTAACGGCTGCTTTGTAGGTTTATGCTGCTCTTGCTTGTCTGGcaatttcctcctctttttttctggcattatCTCTACTCTCAAAGAGAGTAGGAAGTGAGAAATGCACTGATGACATAGAAGGTCTGTAGGTACATAAGCATACTTTATAAATATTCAGAGCAATTTCACACTTTTATGTCCCTGAATTTTAggcatttttaacttttttaatgcttgtttCAGAATAAGCTTATTTATCATTCTCGGAGCATAGTGTCTCCAGGCTGCCAGAATTCTGAAGCGTGTCTGTGATGCAGCCCTGTTCTGCATGACCAACCTGCATTCCTGTGGTCATAGCAACTGAACCGCACATACAGCAACGCAGAGACAGCTTTCACCTATGTTATTGTTGATTCCACCTCTAGGAACACAGTATATCTGGAGCTGCCATCAACACTTGAAAGGAACTGTTGTTCTGAAGTAAGAGGTCATCTCTAGATCAGACAGATTATCTACTGAAGTCAGTTGCAACTGGAAGGACTTGGCAGCAAAGTTTACATCTAAAAATTGTGATCTATTCTTTAACAATCATGTTGTTACTCTGTTACTAATACAGATGCACTTCAGAAAGAGCAAATATGTGAAAACTGGACTCTGACTTGTTAAGGGATGCACTATCTTTCTGATTGCTTTACAGACTGAAATCATATGCATTCCACATCACACCACCATGCAACCACTGGAGGAATGATGCATAGAGATTTCTGTGTAGTGCTGTTTAATGTTTAGAGCAGTaagaaaactgtaaattaaatgtacttttcagagaaaaaaaaaacacaagtttccCAAGACTGAAACTAGCTGGAATAACACAAACAATTCCTGTTACtaccaggaaaagaaacaaatgaaaaaacaaactagtTATTGTAACAATTACAGCGTCCAAATCAAGGTGGCCACTTCTGACCATGCTCTTTAATAACTcaggacagaaaagaacaagTCTTTTATGTAAATAATCCCTACCTACTGGCAAGacctgttttcttcaggttGGGTACAGAGTGGCCTTGAAACACAAATAGGTACATTTAACTTTTACCTTGCGaaggcactttttttcctctaattgcCTATATGGAACTTTcactcagtgaaaaaaaaaaaaaaaaaagtatagaaacGACTGGAAAATCCTCATGAACTGGAAACACATACAAACCCAAGGGTCCCAAGGACAGGTGGCAGACTGCTATGTCATTTCTGAAAGTATGAAAACGCCAACACTGAGATCTGAGCAACACAAGTCTCAACTGTatgtttcatggaaaaaaataacaaaaaaaaaaaaacaaaacaagatgaaTGGAAGGTCATTGAAACCTGGGATTCCTAAATCTACTAATTGCAGGAATATCTTTTGAAAGCATAACAttgaggaaatattttccattgttaTGTACATTTCCCTGTATAGCAGGAAAAGACATAACATCATGAGATCTTAATTTATCCtgaaacaaacataaaagcaaaacaattcaTGACAGTTTAATTTCAATAGAAAGAAACCTGGTGACTGTGATGCAGTGAGGGACCATACAGATGTTCTTTTGCATgaccatttctttcttctggaaagaaaatgactgaagCATGAATGGAGGGTAGCAGATTGGGATGCTGCATTGAACCACCCTGGGGCCCAGGGCTCTCCATGCTTCctgttctgctgcagctgcttatCCACCGTACATCTCAGAAGGGGGCCAGTTAAATAAGCACAAAAAGTCAATCAAGGAGAGGAATAATACAACATCCACCTCCTAGTTGTCACAAGCATTATTCTTAGATACCTACCTTTTCCTGTGGGTACTTCTTGTTCAACTTTGGAAGCAGTCTCAAGCTCATCTGCTGACAATCTGCTGTGAAGTTCTATTTTTCTGATGCACCATTTTAGCAAGCTAAGACAACTCACAAATGAGGCAGACAGGCACCAGAGACATCAGGCATATGCCATCCCTAAACTCCCTTAGTCCAGTTCACCGGGCCTTGCCCCACTCAAAGCTATGTGATTCCATGCCAGGAGTCAGGCATCCAAAATGTGGATAAAGTGCAATTATAAGTCACAACGATGAGTTTCCTTGTTTCTGAGAAACACTCTTTGATCCACAGATTCCTTTTAAGTCCTTCCATAAGGCAACGTgcctattatttttaatatgtaagcGTTTGTAAATATcttgttttaatcatttaaatacTATACAGTTAAAAATGAGTATATCATATTTTCACTTAAGGAACACCATGCTTTTACCTGCTAATCACTCTGAACAATAGGCCCATATATTCTTTTAACACTATCATGTACGTTAAGAAACCTGGAATCTTCAGTTATGTGAATACAACTCAGTCGTTCATGACCAAATCCTTTTCAGTAATACAGGACCAAAAGCATCTACTGTGGCATCTGGCATAACCAATATGCTTACACTggaaattatttacatttgtgGACTAATTATGTCTAAAAGCTCAGTCTTATGACAAAGTAACTCTCACTTCAAGTTTTATAAAAATTCAATAAATATGCAGGATATCAGTCTTCACCAAAGATCAAGGAGCCCAAAGCAAAATCCTTATTGTCTGAGTCTGAGTAATGCTATTGACTTCCAGTAAAttattcacatgaaaaaatatttgcaggacTGTAGCCAAAATTTGGAAATGAacttcaaaattaataaaacgAATTACTAAGATTAGAttatataaagtattttattctacttttttttttaatatagcatTCTAAATACCATTCATAtctatattacattttttaaaataaattatgcaaaCACTAACAGATTTTGAGAGTGAAGAGAAATTTTCCAAGAACGGAGGGGTAAAAGTGATGTCTCTtcccataaatatttttttatactgtAACTTTCACTTGTGTTAAGAATCCATTTGAGATAAAAAAATCCGTAATTGACATAGTATTTCTGACTATTTTAATGGCATGTTCAGGTATCAGAGAATGACAATTATTATAAACCCCTATCTCAGAGTATAACCCATAAAAGAACTAGTGACCAGATGTCACCTtggttaaaaaatattattattcaaTAGCAGTTAGGGATGCCTAgcattttacagaataaaaactcTGCAGTATTAGAAACGTACATAACAACTGTCCCGCAAAGCAGATGATGCCATGAAGCTTTTGCTGTCCGCTGGTTTTCTACGCTCTACTTATaagcaaaatgctttccaaagtCTTTTCTAAACACAGTCCTTCACAGGATACCTTGTCAATGACCAGTTAACTGCTGGTAGCGCTGGGATGCAGTGGTTTGACTCTTGCTAGTCTGGAGAGGCCAAGTCTAAGACCATGAGTAGGTGACTTAACCAAAGCATATTTCCCAATGTTACTAGTGCTTCCCGAtgcagctgaaaataattttaaaacaaaaagaaggtgtaagcagttttaagaaaaaaaatcgtAACTCCTGTCTTTTTATAGCAttcaaagcagaacaaaaaagtaTTCTAAAGACATCGCAATAAAGATCAGAACAACATACCacaaaagcacatgaaaatcAGCATACTTGCAGGGAATCAATCTATTTGGGAGCCACTGCAGCAGGTATGGCACACAGTTTTAAGTAACAAGCAACGCAACAGAGAAACACCACTGTGTGGCACTggacaaacacaaaaacattgtTCCTGGTCTACTGTGCATTTTCAGGTGCTCCACAGACAGTCACAGAATGGAACACAAAGTCAAGTGACAAAAGAAGGCTTGAGAGAAAGgagtcaaataaaaaaataaatgtgtgtgttaaaggaaagtaaatattaaggaaaaccaaaaaaagagttaggagtcagcagcagcagcttaaACATTCTGATAACCTAAAGCTTCTAAGTATTTGCTTTACTAAAGCAGTTAAAACACTTCAAcacattttttacattatttgtttaaaatacataacAATGCAGCACATACCAGAGATAAAGAAAGCTCTTAAGAGAGAAGAGGCCACAAGACAATCTCTTGATTAAAATCTGCTTCACactctggaaaatatttcattatccTTCCCACATAAAGGAATTAAGGATAATGctgtaagaggaaaagaagcacGGAgatagctttttgttttattttattttttaacctaggGTTAAAAGAATACCTTGCATTTTAAGAGGGCAATAGTTGTtccaaaatactgtttgtttgtttgtctgcttttagGAGAGAATTCCGGAAACTTAAGACAACCAATGTATCTGTTTATAGTTACAATCTCACACGTACCTGGTGGTATCCATTTAGGCTTCTTCTCTGTTACAGGACTTGATGCATGTAAAGGCCTTCCAATTGGTTCTGAAGAACTGGACATCTGTGTTGGCTCAGATTTTAGTTCCGTTACCAGTGAAGGAGAAACTACAGGCgatacttaaaaaataaaaccagcctTAGAATAATActtttacagagaaattatCACACTGTATAAGATGATAGATCCCTTTACAGCAAGACCTCTCCGAACTGAGTGAAACAAATATGTATGTTAATAATGCCTTATCTTCCAAACAGCAATATATAAACAGTCAGTCCTGTTACATGCTGGAATTTCAACACTAGTTTGTAAATAAGCACTGCAAGAATTTCTTGTTAAAGATGTTCCAGATACTAAATTGCTAAAAGCTAAGATTCTTCTGTCAGCTATTCAAAGCAAACCATTCCTTGACATAACTAAAACTAAAGATAAACTAAATGATGTATTGTAAACTCACCATTGAAATTAAAAGACATTATCAAGTCAGACACAAGATGAACACAAGGGTAAGAATTTTCTTAAGCTATTTAGATGAAAGTAAATTGTGTTAGCAATACAGTGAACAACTTCAGTCGGAACAAGCTGCATATTTAACACTTTCACCCAACAGTTATTAGCACTAGCATTGTTTGGCTACCCTTGAATTAAAGATTCATACATGTAAATGCAAGAACACGCCCTgatattatatacatatatatttatacacacacacacacatatatatattaaatccTCAGATCACTCAGTATTAtttaaccttttcttaaaagctagttttaggaagaaaaactcTGTCTATTcaattttgtctatttttataGTAAGCAATGTTTGTTTACtataaagccttttttctttcaggattttttctCATTGCCATTTCCCTTTTACTCTGCATATAGCCTTTTTCATCATAATTCTGAAGTCAGTTTGTCAGCTAATCTTATTTGTTCCTTCaggtcttttaaaatacttgtttttaaataggaagAATGATGATAAgcatcaaacaaaaaacactgtcaCAGGTACAGGCATTGTTCCTTGTATACAAAAGGAATTTTCATTATAAAGGAGTTTATTTCAGATTCCTAGTAGAAACTTACCTGTAGTATTAATCTTGGATGTGGgagtcttcttttctttttcagcctgcctcttttgtttggtttcttttttatttcctttggctttcttcttttccatagCAAAGTCTTCATCATCACCTTCATTATAATCTGACTCTTCTTCTGATTCCTCATCTATGGCAAGGAAAAGGGATTTCATCTctttacaggaaataaaatttattattactCCAGGATCTTCTAATCTCACTCTGAATGTGAAGAACCAGTGTATCTTAAGCATACAGTTTTGTACATATTTATATGATGAACTGAGAAAGAAATTGGGGATCTCATccatgtttataaatacctgaggtgtgggagacagcgggatttggccaacctcttttcagtggtttgtgggacaggacaaggggcaatggccacaagtggagcacaggaagttccacaccaacatgcgaaagaacttcttcacagtgagggtgacggagcactggaacaggctgcccagggaggttgtggagtctccttctctggggatactcaaggcccgtctggacgcctacctgggcagcctgctctaaggaacctgctttggcaggggggttggacccgatgatctcttgaggtcccttccaacccctacaattctgtgattctatgaaatagcTGTCATAATACATTCTGTATCTacagatttctctctctgttttttagTACGTCAACACACCCTGGTATAAACTGCAAATAATAATGctttaaacagtttttaattatCAATTTAAAATATCCCACATGTGCAAGATGAAAGagttaaaattatttgacaGCACTTTGAATTTTTACATATTCTTGCTCATGAATATTTAAagtggaatcatagaatcatttcggttggaaaagaccttcaagatcatctggtccaaccatcaccctaccaccaatgtcacccactaatccacgtccctaagcaccaggtccaacctttccttaaacacccccagggacagtgactccacctCCACAGCCCactccctgggcaacctgttccagtgcctgactactctgagaagaaatatctccaAATTTCCAACATAACCCCCGCCCCTGGCACaccttgaggccattccctctagtcctgtcacaagttacctgcgagaagacgtcaacccccagctccccacaacttcctttcaggtagtcgTAGAGAGCAAtatggaaatttggaaaaaatggaaatatgaagataaaaatacaaagtaaaaatactttgtcAAAATTCAGCTGCAAAATTTTTATAGATTtactatttaagaaaataacagacACGGGCAAGTCTTAGAAATAGCTTTCTGACAGCAATATCTAGACTATCCCccagatattttatttcactgataattttagaagtattttccaATAAGGCTTGCTGTAAAGGACAAAAGATTGGATAGAGACATGTTAACAACTGGGggataagagagagagagatgtctGTCATGTTTTCTAGGCATTCAACAATTGGCTCCTACCAGAATCACAGCAATGGGCTAGACTGGCATCCAATCAGACGTGGAAAGGTTTTCTGATGGATGAGatttggaagaaggaaagaagggaggctACTTCTTTAATAAGCTTAAACAAAGCCAGTACTGAAAGCACTTAGCACCTGAAAGTTCTCCAGATTCAGTTTTGATGCAAACCTCAGAATacaactgcaaaaacaaacactacaattaaaatataatgctTTGGTAAGAGGGGAGGAAAGATACATTAGAAGCAGTACGCACTTCCCTGCATATATGACCTCAGTGTAAGTAATCACATTTCAAGAACTCCTAAGCAGACAGTTTCTACAGACTACCTGGTACAGACTCTGGCTCAGAGTCAGTAACGTGCTCTCTGTCATCACTGTCAATGGTCAGTGACTTCTTCTGATGTGACAGAGCTTTAGATGCTGCCGTCCTTTGCCTACAGCCACTTCTAGGCATGTCATCATGTAGAACCTGATCAAGACCTAAAAAACAGAAGTTGGTCTAATTAATCCAAATTCACAGTAACGCTGCTATCTCTATAACTCAAAAAGAAGCAGGTTTTGAGTCTTAGGGACaagaattcatttttgtttttcaaagtacaCTGTTAGAGTAGCAGGTTATCTGCACATGTTTTCATGTGGTTCTCattttatagaatcacagaatcatggaatggtttgggttggaatggaccttaaatatcacctagttccaacccccctgccatgggcagggacaccttgcACTAGACCacgttgctcaaagccccatctagcctggccttgaaaccttccaggcatggggcatccacagcttctctgggcaacctgtttcagtgcctcaccaccctcagtgaagaatttctgcaTTGTATCCACCTCattaaatctaccctcttttagcttaaaaccacCAACTCTTGTCCTATCAGTACACTCCCTGAAAAAGAGTCCCTTCCCATCTTTTCTGTAGCACCCCTTAAAGtatactggaaggccactgtaatGTCTTCccgaagccttctcttctcaaaGCTGAAGaactccagctccctcagcctttcttcacaggagaggtgctccagccctctgatcagccTCATGGCCCTCCTCCGGACTTGCTCCAGCAGGtcttccttgtgctgggggccccagagctgaacacagcactccaggtggggtctcatgaaagcagagtagagggggagaatcacctcatttgacctgctggccatgcttcttttgatgcaatACAGTTGGCTTTCCGGGCTGCAAGCGTACATTGCGGGCTCACGTTCAGttttcatccaccagcacccccgggtccttctcctcagggctgctctcaatccattctccacccagcctgtatttttgCTTGGGATTaccccagcccagatgcagcaCCTTCTACTTatccttgttgaacttcatgaggtccACGCAGGCCCAACTCTTGAGCCTGTCAAAGTCCCCCTGTATGGCATCTCTTCTCTCCACTGTGccaaccacaccacacagcttggtgtcgctggcaaacttgctgagggtgtactcaatGCCACTTAACTGGCAAAACTGTTCTATCTAGGAATGATAGTTATCAGTATTTATCTGTAATCAAACTAATGAAAGTacagaagcacaaaaacaaaatcagaaatatgaaaaagttCCCAGTGGCACAGCATATGTTTTGGCCACATCTACTTTATGCTTTGACATTCTGGACACATTAAGGAGCAGCGTTTTTCTAATTTTAggacattttaatgaaaaaatgaatgcatcCCTCAAagttaagaatattttaaaataaacaagctttttttccacataggtgaaaaataaaatccatcagaaataagagaaaaacatatttaaatgtaaatttaaatgctatttttgaaaaagacaTAATATGAGAGCAACTTACCTAAAAGTTCACTGTCTACGCTGCAGTTGGTAAAAACAGGTCTCCTATTTTCTGATTCAATATTCTTACCTGTTTTAGgatccagaaaagaaaattttaaaaaatattaaacattaatatatgaaaatgatgttttaaaaagtgaagatATTAAGAAGTGAAAATAGCGTTTTTATCTGTCTCTAAATAATCTATTTGAAAAATCTTATAGAAAAGTtacttttctcacagaaaaaaaacatgaacgTAAGAAGACAGGCACAAGCTagaaattctcatttcttcatAATGAcatcttgaaataaaacatgactTTCAAgctatttctttgcaaaataaattcagtcaTGTCAAAATTCACTACATATAGATAGAGTGTTGCATTGAACTGTATAATAACCTTGttcttctgaattttgcatCTCAAGGATATTTGCTGGTTTTTCTTTGACAGATAAGGCTAAGGCAACTTCCAGATCCCTTTGATAGAGTTTGTCATCCAAGGatattctgaaaaaacaaacaggctaAGTAATAATACAATGAAATGAGTGTTACAGATCTATTTCTGACTTACTAAACTT
This genomic window from Cygnus olor isolate bCygOlo1 chromosome 1, bCygOlo1.pri.v2, whole genome shotgun sequence contains:
- the RAD51AP1 gene encoding RAD51-associated protein 1 isoform X3, producing the protein MCGAGRGGCSVVMAAGTARPVRRSKKVVDYSKFGEDDDEDFACIAAPLSKKSRTQLKEPKKEKKEKQKITHKELTPSQKQAPGKRISLDDKLYQRDLEVALALSVKEKPANILEMQNSEEQGKNIESENRRPVFTNCSVDSELLDEESEEESDYNEGDDEDFAMEKKKAKGNKKETKQKRQAEKEKKTPTSKINTTVSPVVSPSLVTELKSEPTQMSSSSEPIGRPLHASSPVTEKKPKWIPPAASGSTSNIGKYALVKSPTHGLRLGLSRLARVKPLHPSATSS
- the RAD51AP1 gene encoding RAD51-associated protein 1 isoform X2, which translates into the protein MALRSKKVVDYSKFGEDDDEDFACIAAPLSKKSRTQLKEPKKEKKEKQKITHKELTPSQKQAPGKRISLDDKLYQRDLEVALALSVKEKPANILEMQNSEEQGKNIESENRRPVFTNCSVDSELLGLDQVLHDDMPRSGCRQRTAASKALSHQKKSLTIDSDDREHVTDSEPESVPDEESEEESDYNEGDDEDFAMEKKKAKGNKKETKQKRQAEKEKKTPTSKINTTVSPVVSPSLVTELKSEPTQMSSSSEPIGRPLHASSPVTEKKPKWIPPAASGSTSNIGKYALVKSPTHGLRLGLSRLARVKPLHPSATSS
- the RAD51AP1 gene encoding RAD51-associated protein 1 isoform X1, translating into MCGAGRGGCSVVMAAGTARPVRRSKKVVDYSKFGEDDDEDFACIAAPLSKKSRTQLKEPKKEKKEKQKITHKELTPSQKQAPGKRISLDDKLYQRDLEVALALSVKEKPANILEMQNSEEQGKNIESENRRPVFTNCSVDSELLGLDQVLHDDMPRSGCRQRTAASKALSHQKKSLTIDSDDREHVTDSEPESVPDEESEEESDYNEGDDEDFAMEKKKAKGNKKETKQKRQAEKEKKTPTSKINTTVSPVVSPSLVTELKSEPTQMSSSSEPIGRPLHASSPVTEKKPKWIPPAASGSTSNIGKYALVKSPTHGLRLGLSRLARVKPLHPSATSS